Within Pecten maximus chromosome 15, xPecMax1.1, whole genome shotgun sequence, the genomic segment accatgaaaactaactgccatcctagcctttcaatatgatcatcgttagtctatcgactgacctaccttcgtcattccatcaagacaaccggttaaacacatataatcctatgtcacagaaaagatcgaatactcgtatagagtcactgttcgctggttcacacacgaagttgccaaaatcacagtgaatttaaaattaccagccacgaaacatcgccgcgtcatggcgatcgagatcgccatcactctcaatatccttgaactatgaatggaattccaatgacagtcgtgacgtcatgcagtgacgtagtattttataaaaaaaatttgacttgacatttaaaagtacagtgtgttctgtgaaatgattaaatatgtcgaggtgcaaatcaaattatatgtgaagttggaaaactcatttcagcgttggctttcagtattgttgatagaacttctttttctcggatgttgacaatttgatcacggccacgtaaaagtcggtcaagttacggttaTTTTTATCGGCGAAATGTTCATTCGTtaatcacttaaccacaaaatgaatgaaatttgtgtgcaaacatagtttggcaaaatagggtatgatctttcagaatatcacaagtatatttagtaaaatggtcaaataaagaaattaaaaaaatgaagaaaatggatggctgagggacactttcgccagaaattcggtaatgatatgagagaaaaagactctttcattatgtgtgtatgtaggatagggatattccaccctcgggatcacaaaatgtggtaaaaccctcggcaagcctcgggtttcaccacattttgtgacccctcgggtggaatatccctatcctacatatacacatatgaaagagtcttataatcttgttcaaaataaacattgtcTACACCTCGTGATTTCAGGTAGTATATGAATTACTTATTTCGTGTTTCAATATTTCGTGGTGGCATCAACAGTTTAAAGTAAATTGAGACGGACAACAAATCCTTTCTATCCTCAAAAGCAGCCCTCCAAATTGATAAACGCTACAATTTATTTTGGAAAACAATTTTGTAAAAGTACATCAATAAAAAGGGGTacggtacagtatacaatatGATAATCTATATGATATTTGTCGGAACCTGTGATATAGTGTTAGGCATATAAGTTCAATCGTCGTTATCGGTAAAGCAGGAGTCTCTACTCTGTCGTTTGTGAACATTAAGAACGAAAATCATTTTTCTTGAGAGTCCTAGAAAAACAAATAACTATACATTCCTGCTTCGTTCATTATTCGATATctattgtattatttatatatacattttttatgtattttgttcaATCTGTTGCCAAGCAATGCGTGGCGAAGTCCTATAAATAGCTGGGCTATGAGCGTTATCATGACTGACACCTGTATGTCCGTCATATGGATATGTGTAGTTAGGCGTAcatatactgtgtgttgtcaCACCAAGCCGAGAAGGACCATGTCTGAAGTAAATACAGACAAAGGGTACGTATTAACAATTCCCTATTGCTGTTTTGTAAACAAGCTAAATGTATTTGTCTATTTGAGAAATAGCATCTTACTAACACTTCAAGTATACCACAAGTGAAGTAATACGTTTAAACAGTAAGTTTTACAGCATTAATGTAACCCTTTAAGTATCTGGTAAAtacagccattttgaatattgtcAGTTTGACGCTTTATAGTCAACTTGAAAGAGCATTGACAAAGGGATCTAAATAGGACGCTCAAGTGACTAAGATTCCAGCCGTTTCATTGAAGATACACCTAGGTCCTATACATACATGGTTTAacttacaaataaaaatatttcccaTTTACATAACCTTATCAGAAAATATCTAACACACGAATATACCGCTAGTCTCCTGCTATAGTAAACCGCTATCGTAGGTCTTTTTCATACCCACTGTATAAGATATCGGTTCACTGCTTAAAATTAGTGTCTTTCttatcaataaacatttgaaCGTTTAATCTAAAATGCATAAGATATACAGGAATTACAATTCAAATACATTTCATacaaaagtaaatattttagCGGAAATATTATTTTCTCAATGTAACTCGTGCTAATTATTTACTGTGctaattgtaatatttccatattCTATTTCCTATAACTAATCATGAGGGCATGTCAAGTCTTCATTGTATTGAAAGAAGCAAATAAGAACGTGTGTTCAGTGTTTCTGAATACTATCCTCAGCTCAGTGgcaccagagacctatatactaaatatagtatataggtctctggtggCACTTATAGTTAATATGAATCAACAGCCTTTTCAGTGTTTTTGAGGTCCgtacaaaaaacacaaaatacatcAACACATTTCAGTTACATAGAATAAACAAGGGCATTACACTATATCAAACATCTTAGTGATTTCATtatatgactcgtcagtgatgctatggtCTTTATGTGTTATGCAAACACAacagaagagaaaatataaatatggaTACTGTTATTCattattaaacaaaatacaaagcCGGGATACATTTAGAGTCCACTAACTTGTGACGTATTATAGCCACTAGATATATACCAAAAACAATTAATATCAATGTCACTTGTTAATGCAAATTGCGAGTAAGAAGTGAACATTTTACTTCATCGTAAGCTTAATTCATCCAGAGTAAATGCATGATCCCGGGTGTTTCTTTCCCATAAATGGTGTCGGAAAACGCTTTCTCACAATTATTCATATCGAAAGTTTAATTGCACGAAAGAGACAGTTGTCTTGTGTAAGATGgaattgtataaatgtttgtaattataattgATCTCTGTTGTCTACCTGACCAGCCTTCCAGCTACCTACCTGAAGGATTTCCATGTGGAGGAATCCGttcggaaaatgaaatataacgGACTAGGAAGCACTGATATGGTGGTGTCCAAGCTTAGTTATGGTGCGTATGAACCGCCGTCAAAGTGATATTCAGAAACGATTTCTAAACTTACATTAAGTACTCGAGTTCTTGTCATATCAAATGATCTTATGTTGAAATTATTGATGAATTAGCAATTGTTAATACATTTACGAAACCAGCGTAAAACTATGACAACAAAAGATGCCATTATATCAGGATTACCcatttatatctatatcataaATTTATATGAAACCTACTTCAGTTATaaatgaaatagacaataaatgaaatgaattgGCATTTTATCAAACTCAATAATTTTTTAATAACAACAGAATGCCTTTATATCTCCATAGATATAAACGCtaaaaaacacataaaaacaaaCGATTTCATCAATGTTCTACAGTATAATGTCAATTTTCTATTGCATATCGAATATTTAAATAGAGACAAATatgaattcaaattaaaaaaaaaagaaaagacatAAATGGAATGAAATAcgaatgtgttatatattaacCTTAACAAACGTACATCACTTTTACAACTTCTACATTAATTGCATTCTATAAAAGGTCTCTTTTCTTTCCTAAAGTTACAGAGATACAAAATCATTCATGATATTTTATTACCGATATCCAAATGTGCATAGAAAGTTTAAAACTTAGTTACAATCAATATtcacaatacatgtatctgcATGTCGTATTGATAAATCACTTTCAGTTGCTGACTGATTTTAGAATATTAAATAGCATAAGaataacaattgtttttttaatgcAGGTGCAGCGGCACTCGGAAGTGTTTTTAGGGATACTGATGACGCAGAAGGATTAAAAGTTGTAGAATACGTTGTCAAACACGGTGTAAATTATATTGATGTTGCACCATGGTATGGTCATGGAAAAGCTGAAAAAGTACTTGGACGGGTGAGTACATTTCACGACACGGAAAATCATATACAATTTGAACTATAtagtacaataaaatataatgagGATGGTTCCCACCTGGATATGTGAAATGAGAGTGAACTTATTTGCAGTGCATCAACAATATTGTATTTCGTTACACCTTGGTTGAAGAATTGTGTAACATCATACAGTGTAACGTTTAATAAATATCCCTACAGAGCATCGCCGGAGACCACGGTTAAGTTCACTACGCAACTCTACACTTATCACCCAGTGACAACCGTGGGTCTCCAACGATGTCGACAGAGATGATCAATATTGTTATCACCTAGCATAAATCAAACACTGATTATTTTTGCATTGATTTTAGAATAGTCAGAATATGATATGTCATTAAATTACACACAGGATGTTAATAGGTACCTCCGAATCTGTTATCTCCATTGCCGTGATTCGTTTAACATTTCCACAATTGCGTCACTATCAGATAATAATGAACACGCTGTCGACAAACAATACTTTTGTTTATCGGTCATTATGATTTCATTACCAGGCCTTACAGACCATACCTAGATCATCCTATTTCATATCTACAAAGGTCGGTCGATATCTACCAGAAATCGATCAAATGTTTGACTTCAGGGCAGAGCGAACAATCAGAAGTGTTGATGAAAGTTTAACGAGACTTGGTCTGGAATCAGTCGACCTTGTTCAGgtaaattattaaattattaagTCAAATAATGGATGGACTCATTTTCTGAatcatttatttaattgttaCAAGCATAATTGTAGTATCAAGCACATAAGCTACGAACATGAAATAAAACCTACGCCTCCGCCgccatatttacaatattttaacataaataCACATGTCGAATATTAAAACTTATCGTCCATCTAAACTATGGCTCTCGCAGCAACATAATAcgaaatttatatattttgaaattatcaaTACGTTTTTGGAACGTTAATTCAGGATTGAAAGTGTAGATTATAAATATAACCATGTGATTGACATTCTCTATTCATCATTTatcataaaatttattttattatagaGCAATAGCGCCCTCCTATCAAGATTTGTTAAATTTCTCGCGACCTTTCTTAAGTTTTCCCGTCGCCTCCTCGGTACCAACACTTTAGGCCCTGAGTATGAATGACGAAACAGTTTATAATccagtttaaatatttatggCCTTTGTGTCTCTAACTCTCAATTTGTGCTGATAGGTGCTAGGATCGGTATAGGTTTTGTACAGTCATTTGATCTAAGCAgtagaaatatttattaaacatCCATACAATACTCGCAATTCTAGGCACACGATATCGAATTTGctgataacattgacatcaTCATCAATGAGACATTGCCGGCGCTACAGAAGGTCAAGGAAAGCGGAAAGGCTCGGTATATAGGAATTACAGGCTACCCAACAAAACTACTCAAGTGAGTTTGGTTACCTTAGAGGAACTTTATGTACAACAAACAAAGTGAACTTATACTATAAAATCATTTTCAGAAAGAATACACTAGACAGAGTTTAATATCTCCGATTAAAACCTGGTgtattgtttgaaataatacTAGTAGAACTGCAGTATACTTGTAATGATAAACACAGTACTATGCTGAAAATGTTCAATATTGTATGCTGAAGAGTATGCTGAAAATGTCCAATATTGTATGCCGAAGATGTTAAACTTATACTGGAAATATCAAATATAgtatgctgaaaatgttaaatatagtatgctgaaaatgttaaatatagTATGCTGAAGATGTTAAATATAgtatgctgaaaatgttaaatatagtatgctgaaaatgttaaatatagtatgctgaaaatgttaaatatagTATGCTGAAGATGTTAAATATAgtatgctgaaaatgttaaatatagtatgctgaaaatgttaaatatagTATGCTGAAGATGTTAAATATAgtatgctgaaaatgttaaatatagtatgctgaaaatgttaaatatagtatgctgaaaatgttaaatatagTATGCTGAAGATGTTAAATATAGTATGCTGAAGATGTTAAATATAgtatgctgaaaatgttaaatatagtatgctgaaaatgttaaatatagTATGCTGAAGATGTTAAATATAgtatgctgaaaatgttaaatatagtatgctgaaaatgttaaatatagTATGCTGAAGATGTTAAAAGGCgtatactgacaatgtttaAAGCAGTATGCTAGGATATCAAATATTATAGTGTTAGACGGAGCTAGTGCTGTGCTCTCAATACAAGTCAACAAAATATCCTGGTACATTGATAAGACGATGAAAGTGGTTATAATTGTGATTTACAGGGACGTGCTGGACAGAAGTACTATCAAGGTGGACACTGTGTTGTCTTACTGCAGGGCATGCATGCATGATAATTcattactagattatctccccttttttGAGGTGATTTTTGTGTTTTTCGTAACGGTTTCTTAAAATATATGGATGAATTCATTATAACAAATTTCTTTAGATGTGTTTAAACAGTGACTCAACACCACtattaaatacatttcattgttacacaatatttatattgcattgaatttaattttgctttatAACACGTCATCACTCCAAAActccacatatatatatattaactatgTGTTCTGTTACAGAAAAGTGGCACCGGCGTGATAAATGCTTCTCCAGTAAGCATGGGCCTTCTCACAGACAGAGGACCTCCGGACTGGCATCCTGCACCCGATAACATTAAACGAAGCTGTGCTGAAGCTTCAGGATACTGCAGAGTAACTGTCAAAACAGGAACTATTTAAGTCACATATTCCCTGTCCATGTGACGTTGAATTGATGACTATTTAATAACTGAAGGACAAGCGCAATACTCAATCGAGATATAGCTATAAGTCGTTAAccctttacttttttttatcatttaatgtaGAGTAAAACCTCACTATTAAGACCACCTGGGGGTCCGGGTCAAAGTGGTCTTAATAGCGAGGTGGTCTCAATACCGAGGTAGACCAAATTGAGCTAGACCATCAGGAACACGACCAACTGGTCGTAATTGTGGGGGTAACTAACGTTAATTAGTGGTCGTTGGGACTGCCCAAGGTGGTCGTAATACGGaatagcggggtggtcgtaatAGTGAAGCGACCAATACAAAGATATAGAGAGAAAAAATCGGGACTGAAAAAAGTGCCCGTAAGAGCGGGGTCGGGTCGTTATTTTGAGGTGGTCGTAAggtgaggtttcactgtatttgAAACTGTTTcctaaaaaaacacaaacaagtagaaattaatCGGACTAGAAACTGATAAAATATAGCCTGATGAAtagttttaacattttgttattgtatagtcaaaTAATTTACATGAACACGTCTATTTAAGCGGTAGGAATAACACGTTACATTATGATAACGTGTTATTTGTAGCTTTTCAATATATTGTATTCATTGCATGAAATGAACGTATGCCATATAGTCAATACGTTAAAATGTGACTATGCGCGAAAAATTAGAGTACAGAGAAATACTAGAGTATATACGCTTAGAGtgtatttattcaatttattttatctattattttttttaggaAATTGGAGTGGATTTGTCCCGTCTGGCGCTGTCCTATTCACTTGAACTGCCGCTCCCCACAACGCTGTTCAGCTCAGCTAGGTAAGTATAAAACATTCCTACATCCATATTTCCAATAAACGCATGAACAAATATTGCTGCCATATTTACAAACCCGTTGTTAATGAAATCGGGACGAAATAAGAATAAAGGAAAGAttaatatagataaatatgttaaaaaaaaacttcgtGGGAAATGCACAAGTGTAAACTCATATGTAAAACATACTATCGTCTTCAGCTCCATTGACGACACCTGTTGTTGTTAAAGATCACAACCATTATC encodes:
- the LOC117344325 gene encoding L-galactose dehydrogenase-like, producing MTDTCMSVIWICVVRRTYTVCCHTKPRRTMSEVNTDKGLPATYLKDFHVEESVRKMKYNGLGSTDMVVSKLSYGAAALGSVFRDTDDAEGLKVVEYVVKHGVNYIDVAPWYGHGKAEKVLGRALQTIPRSSYFISTKVGRYLPEIDQMFDFRAERTIRSVDESLTRLGLESVDLVQAHDIEFADNIDIIINETLPALQKVKESGKARYIGITGYPTKLLKDVLDRSTIKVDTVLSYCRACMHDNSLLDYLPFFEKSGTGVINASPVSMGLLTDRGPPDWHPAPDNIKRSCAEASGYCREIGVDLSRLALSYSLELPLPTTLFSSASLKNAKKNLDSVFVPLTEMECNAKEDIMKRYMRPLDNRNWEVVEVEKYRALLRGENATATKLG